The following is a genomic window from bacterium.
TGCTGTGGATAGTGATGAGGAAATGCTCAGAATTACTGCCCTGAATCTTGCTTATGAAAGACTTCTAACAAAGGTTAGACTTTTTATAATGGATGCCGCCTCACTTATTTTCGACAGCCATAGCTTCGATAATGTAATGGCTGTGGCACTATTTCATCACCTTGCTAATGTTGATAGGGTGCTTTTTGAAATGGATAGGGTGTTAAAAGAAAAGGGCAAAATTATCATCGCTGATTTTAATGAGAAGGGGATGGAACTAATAAGAGCTGTTCATAAGGAAGAATCTCGGGAGCATCAGGATTTAGGTGTTGGACGGGAAAAGGTTCTTTCATATTTATCTGGGCTGGGGTATGAGATAAAGGATTATGCGGATGAATTTCAGTGGGTCTTAATCGGTGTAAAAGGAGTCTAACAGGATGAGGACATATTTAGATTGTATTCCCTGCTTTTTTAAACAGGCCATTGAGGCAGCCAGGATTGCCGGCTGTAATGAAGCAAAACAGAAAGAGATATTGGATAAATTATGTAAATTAATATCTGAATTCGATATAAATAGCTCTCCACCAGTGATGGGCAGGGCTTTCTATCGGCTGGTTGAGGAGGTATCAGGTAACCCTGACCCATTCAAGGAGGTTAAGGAAAAGGCAAATAAACTGGCTATGGGGCTTTATCCAAAACTAAAGGAATTGATAAACCAGGCAGAGGACAGGCTGCTTATGGCAATAGAGCTGGCTATCTCTGGCAATGTAATAGACTATGGGGTTAAAAACTTGCTGGATGTTGATTTTCAAATAGAAAGAGTGCTAAACGGTGAGTTCCCTGCCCAGACAAGGGCATTAT
Proteins encoded in this region:
- a CDS encoding class I SAM-dependent methyltransferase produces the protein MRLKEYIPNFTNKEIQDNHTRFIERVEIYRQNGLDHNKSRGFILEKAAPLKGRILELGTGIGYTTLTLAKAGYEVTAVDSDEEMLRITALNLAYERLLTKVRLFIMDAASLIFDSHSFDNVMAVALFHHLANVDRVLFEMDRVLKEKGKIIIADFNEKGMELIRAVHKEESREHQDLGVGREKVLSYLSGLGYEIKDYADEFQWVLIGVKGV